The Proteus terrae subsp. cibarius genome contains the following window.
TAAAGTGTGGCTTTATTTTTTTGTTACATCAGGTATGATATTTTATACTTTACAGTATGTAAATTTTTAATTACACCCTTAAAAGGGAACACACTATGGAGATAGTGCATTTTATGGATAGTACAATTTACCTTATCGGACCTAGAGGTGCAGGAAAAACAACAGTAGGTAAAGCACTTTCCCTCTCGTTAAATTATAGATTCATTGATACGGATGATTGGATAACTCAAAAATATCAACAAACTATATCTTCTATGGTTCAAGATAAAGGTTGGGAGTTTTTTCGACAAACTGAATCAGAAGCGCTCATCCAAGTTAGCCAACCTAATCAAGTTATCTCAACAGGTGGCGGTATGATTTTGGCAGATCAAAATCGTGCTTATATGAAATCTTTAGGTGTTATTATTTATTTACAGGCATCTCTTGAAACTTTAGTTGAGCGTTTATCTCAAGATCCGAATGAAGCACAAAGACCAAGTTTAACGGGTAAAACGTTAGTTTCAGAAATGAATGACGTTTTGGCTAAACGTGAACCTTTATATTTGCAATGTGCTGATATTATTGTCGATGCTGGATTACCTATTAATGAGATTATTGAGGTAATTCTCGCAAAACTCACGAAATAATTAAGAAGTCGTCTGATATAAAGGGTAAAACAGGGAACATCTATTTTATTTTCATCACATCCTATTTATAGTAAGGCTAATTATAGCAAAATGAGATATGGATATGATGTTGATAGCGTTTTTTAAAACACTATTTAAATTCTTATTTAGAGTAAGAATTGAAGGACTTGTTAATCAGTTTTCACAATATGAAAAATGTATAATTACACCCAATCATACTTCTTTTATTGACGGTATATTATTACGTTTATTCCTGCCTATTAATCCTGTGTTTGCTGTTTATACCTCTGTTGCTTCTGCAAAAACGACAAGATGGTTAGGTCGTTATGCTGATATCGTACCTTTAGATCCCGCCAACCCAATGGCTGTTCGTCAGTTAGTTAAAGAAGTGGATAAAGGTCGTCCTGTTGTGATTTTCCCTGAAGGAAGGATCACAGTAACAAATGGTTTGATGAAAATTTATGAGGGTGCTGCTTTTATTGCCGCAAAATCAGGCGCTAAAGTTGTTCCTGTCAGAATTGAAGGTGCTGAATTCAGCTATTTTTCACGAGTACGTAAAAGCTTACGAGTAAAGTCTCAATTCTTTCCTAGAATTACCATCAAGGTACTCCCTGCTGTTGATTTACCGATGCCAAAAGCTGAAAAATCTTCTGAACGTCGCCGATTA
Protein-coding sequences here:
- the aroL gene encoding shikimate kinase AroL — translated: MDSTIYLIGPRGAGKTTVGKALSLSLNYRFIDTDDWITQKYQQTISSMVQDKGWEFFRQTESEALIQVSQPNQVISTGGGMILADQNRAYMKSLGVIIYLQASLETLVERLSQDPNEAQRPSLTGKTLVSEMNDVLAKREPLYLQCADIIVDAGLPINEIIEVILAKLTK